A window from Desulfurobacterium atlanticum encodes these proteins:
- the hslU gene encoding ATP-dependent protease ATPase subunit HslU, translating to MFKNIFRKKENDGFLTPKQIVEELDKYIVGQKEAKKAVAVALRNRWRRQRLPEDMREEVAPKNIIMIGPTGVGKTEIARRLAKLVNAPFVKVEATKFTEVGYVGRDVESMIRDLVEIAVNMVKEEKIEEVKQKAREMAYDRIAEYLVPEPSKKAPSFENLFDVFLPQQQKRREEPDFSEVKKEKERYRKLVKEGKLDEEEIEIPVTVETTPNIGVIGIGPGMGADAGNIQDLLSSIFPKPKKLRKMKIKEAIKYLEQEEAQKLIDMDEVIKEAINRVENHGIVFIDEIDKVAAKGGGKGPDVSREGVQRDLLPIVEGCKVPTKYGLIKTDHILFIAAGAFHIAKPSDLLPELQGRFPIRVELKPLTKEDFIRILTEPKNALTKQYVELLKTEGVEIEFTQDGIEEIAKMAEEANTKAENIGARRLHTVLERLLEDVSFNAPDMKGEKVVIDSKYVREKLGNIIEDEDLTRYIL from the coding sequence ATGTTTAAGAACATATTCAGAAAAAAGGAAAATGACGGATTTCTCACTCCGAAGCAGATAGTAGAAGAGCTTGATAAATACATAGTCGGGCAAAAAGAGGCTAAAAAGGCTGTAGCTGTTGCCCTTAGAAACCGCTGGAGAAGACAGAGACTTCCTGAAGATATGAGAGAAGAAGTGGCGCCCAAAAACATAATTATGATTGGTCCCACAGGAGTGGGAAAAACAGAGATAGCAAGGAGACTGGCAAAGCTTGTTAACGCTCCTTTTGTAAAGGTGGAAGCGACAAAGTTTACAGAAGTCGGTTATGTTGGTAGAGATGTTGAATCAATGATAAGAGACCTTGTTGAAATAGCGGTTAACATGGTTAAAGAGGAGAAGATAGAGGAAGTCAAGCAGAAAGCCCGGGAGATGGCTTACGATAGAATTGCTGAGTATCTTGTGCCGGAACCTTCAAAGAAAGCTCCTTCTTTTGAGAATCTTTTTGACGTTTTCCTTCCCCAGCAGCAGAAAAGAAGGGAAGAACCTGATTTTTCAGAGGTGAAAAAAGAAAAGGAAAGGTATAGAAAGCTTGTTAAAGAAGGGAAACTTGATGAAGAGGAGATAGAAATCCCTGTAACCGTTGAAACAACACCAAATATCGGTGTTATAGGTATCGGGCCTGGTATGGGAGCAGATGCTGGAAATATTCAGGATTTACTCTCTTCAATCTTTCCAAAACCGAAAAAGCTCAGAAAGATGAAGATAAAAGAAGCGATAAAGTATCTTGAGCAGGAAGAGGCACAAAAGCTGATAGATATGGATGAAGTTATAAAGGAAGCGATAAACAGGGTGGAAAACCACGGAATAGTGTTTATAGATGAGATAGACAAGGTTGCAGCAAAAGGTGGTGGTAAAGGACCGGATGTATCAAGAGAGGGAGTTCAAAGAGACCTTCTCCCTATAGTTGAAGGGTGTAAAGTGCCTACAAAATACGGTCTTATAAAAACAGACCATATTCTTTTTATAGCAGCTGGAGCGTTTCATATTGCAAAACCTTCAGACCTTCTTCCTGAGCTTCAGGGAAGATTTCCTATAAGGGTTGAACTGAAACCTCTTACAAAGGAGGACTTTATAAGAATTCTTACAGAGCCGAAGAACGCCCTTACAAAACAGTATGTTGAGCTTCTTAAAACAGAAGGCGTTGAGATTGAGTTTACGCAGGACGGAATTGAAGAGATAGCTAAAATGGCAGAGGAAGCAAATACAAAGGCGGAAAATATAGGTGCAAGAAGGCTTCACACCGTTCTTGAAAGGTTGCTTGAAGATGTTTCTTTCAACGCTCCCGATATGAAGGGAGAAAAGGTTGTTATAGACAGTAAGTATGTAAGGGAGAAACTTGGCAACATTATTGAAGATGAAGATTTAACCAGATATATTCTTTGA
- a CDS encoding tRNA dihydrouridine synthase, with protein MAGYTHSAFRRLCRRLGADRVYSELMNATGIIYKGIERELAYFTEEERPIHLQLYGRNPEEIAKAAEIVAEKCRPDAIDINFGCSVKKVLKSKSAAYLLQYPEIMKEIIRETVAALKPYNIPVTAKIRLGFKEDNLEKIAENLIEGGVSLIALHPRLSTELFSGKARWERIKDLKKLSPVPIVGSGDVWKWKDVERMFEETGCDGVMAGRGAVSNPWIFKEFKERRDYKATFSERIEFILQELEMMWEFMKKEKACKEIKMQIVQLFKGIRGKAKLNEKVMRSKSCRELLENLKEIKTAN; from the coding sequence ATGGCAGGTTACACCCATTCAGCGTTCAGAAGACTTTGCAGGCGGCTTGGAGCAGATAGAGTTTACTCTGAACTTATGAACGCAACGGGGATAATCTACAAAGGAATAGAAAGAGAACTTGCCTACTTTACCGAAGAGGAAAGACCGATTCACCTTCAGCTTTACGGAAGAAATCCGGAAGAGATAGCAAAAGCTGCCGAAATTGTTGCTGAAAAATGCAGGCCAGACGCGATAGATATAAACTTTGGATGTTCTGTCAAAAAGGTTTTAAAATCAAAATCCGCTGCTTACCTTCTTCAGTATCCTGAAATAATGAAAGAGATAATCAGAGAAACGGTTGCCGCTTTAAAACCTTACAACATTCCTGTAACGGCAAAAATCAGACTTGGATTTAAAGAGGACAATCTTGAAAAGATAGCCGAAAACCTTATAGAAGGCGGTGTTTCCCTTATAGCCCTTCACCCGCGACTTTCCACAGAGCTTTTTTCAGGAAAAGCAAGGTGGGAAAGGATAAAGGATTTGAAAAAATTAAGTCCTGTGCCGATAGTCGGAAGCGGCGATGTATGGAAATGGAAAGATGTTGAAAGGATGTTTGAAGAGACAGGATGTGACGGTGTGATGGCAGGAAGGGGAGCAGTATCAAACCCGTGGATATTTAAAGAGTTTAAAGAGAGAAGAGACTACAAAGCCACATTTTCCGAAAGGATAGAGTTTATCCTGCAGGAACTTGAGATGATGTGGGAGTTTATGAAGAAAGAAAAAGCCTGCAAAGAGATAAAGATGCAGATTGTCCAGCTTTTTAAAGGGATAAGAGGAAAAGCAAAGCTGAACGAAAAAGTGATGAGAAGCAAAAGCTGTAGAGAGCTTTTGGAAAATCTCAAGGAAATAAAAACAGCAAACTAA
- the comD gene encoding sulfopyruvate decarboxylase subunit alpha, whose translation MEVSSFILGVLKGAKIDYALSLPCDRIKSLLQQFDSNYKEKHIKLTREEEGLGIAAGLFLGKKRYAMFIQSSGVGNIIGALITLIKTYNIPLPIFVSHRGIYKEKIVPQVLMGETVENIFKACNVPVIKVYDKNSLHLIPSAIDRAFKERIPVAILLSPALFEGEECKNPVFEKERKKVVEVKIEKEIENPDMRRFEALSELLLFLKETDDSKITLFANIGFPAREVYHLKKILNVKNPVFYMLGSLGLVSSIALGYSIATERNVISIDGDGSLLMNTGTIATCAVYGKENFKIFCVDNGTWGSTGDQENFNFSTADVEVVARGMGFKETDCVWERLKLRDKIEWLLNGKRFLQVVVNPGNEKVDTIPLTPEEILEGVKGE comes from the coding sequence ATGGAAGTATCGTCATTTATATTAGGTGTTTTAAAAGGAGCGAAGATAGATTACGCTCTTTCCCTTCCCTGTGACAGAATTAAATCCCTCCTCCAGCAATTTGATTCAAACTATAAGGAAAAGCATATAAAACTAACAAGGGAAGAGGAAGGATTGGGAATAGCGGCCGGCCTTTTCCTTGGAAAGAAAAGATACGCCATGTTTATCCAATCTTCAGGTGTGGGAAACATCATAGGAGCACTTATAACACTTATAAAAACTTACAATATACCTTTACCAATTTTTGTGTCTCACAGAGGTATCTACAAAGAGAAAATAGTTCCGCAGGTTCTGATGGGAGAGACGGTTGAAAACATTTTTAAAGCGTGTAATGTCCCTGTTATAAAGGTGTATGACAAAAATTCACTTCACTTGATTCCGAGTGCAATTGATAGAGCCTTTAAAGAGAGAATTCCTGTGGCGATACTATTATCCCCTGCACTTTTTGAAGGTGAAGAGTGTAAAAATCCTGTATTTGAGAAGGAAAGAAAGAAAGTAGTAGAAGTAAAAATTGAAAAAGAGATAGAAAACCCCGATATGAGAAGGTTTGAAGCCCTATCAGAACTTCTTCTGTTTCTTAAAGAGACAGATGACAGCAAAATCACACTGTTTGCAAACATAGGATTTCCTGCAAGGGAAGTTTACCATCTTAAAAAGATACTCAATGTTAAAAATCCTGTCTTTTATATGCTGGGAAGTCTCGGGCTGGTTTCATCTATCGCTTTAGGCTACTCAATCGCAACAGAGAGAAACGTTATCTCAATAGACGGTGACGGTTCTCTGCTTATGAATACAGGAACCATTGCAACCTGTGCAGTTTATGGAAAAGAAAACTTTAAAATCTTCTGTGTTGATAACGGCACATGGGGAAGTACGGGAGACCAGGAAAACTTTAACTTCTCAACAGCCGATGTTGAAGTTGTGGCAAGGGGAATGGGATTTAAAGAGACAGACTGTGTATGGGAAAGGTTAAAACTGCGGGATAAGATTGAATGGCTTTTAAACGGGAAAAGATTCCTTCAGGTTGTGGTTAATCCCGGCAATGAGAAAGTTGACACAATACCGCTTACGCCAGAAGAGATACTTGAAGGAGTGAAAGGTGAATAA
- a CDS encoding radical SAM protein, which produces MNNPFPENVFSSCTLCPRDCRVDRRKETGFCKVRDKLKVASAFPHFGEEPVLTGVGGSGTIFLSGCNLGCVFCQNFDISHYAEGEEIDVKDLVNIMLYLQGRGCHNINFVTPTHQIPLIAEGIIKAKEKGLTVPIVYNCGGYEKVETLKKIEGLIDIYMPDIKTFNREFAKKYLLAPDYPEVVKEAVKEMFRQVGNLKTDTRKIATKGLIIRHLVMPGFTEDSKEILKWIAENLGRDAYVNVMEQYFPAFRAKEFPEIARRVTPEEFQEVYRFAEKLGLRLATEEV; this is translated from the coding sequence GTGAATAACCCTTTTCCCGAAAACGTTTTCTCCTCCTGTACTCTCTGTCCGAGAGATTGCAGGGTTGACAGAAGAAAAGAAACAGGCTTTTGTAAAGTAAGAGATAAACTCAAAGTTGCCTCTGCATTTCCTCATTTTGGAGAAGAACCTGTTTTAACAGGTGTGGGAGGTTCGGGAACAATATTTCTCTCCGGATGCAATTTAGGCTGTGTATTCTGTCAGAACTTTGATATTTCCCATTACGCAGAAGGAGAAGAGATTGATGTTAAAGACCTTGTAAACATTATGCTTTACCTTCAAGGTCGGGGATGCCATAACATAAATTTTGTTACTCCCACCCACCAGATACCGCTTATAGCAGAAGGAATCATAAAAGCAAAGGAAAAGGGATTAACCGTTCCGATAGTCTATAACTGCGGAGGCTACGAGAAGGTTGAAACTTTAAAGAAAATTGAAGGATTGATAGACATCTACATGCCGGATATAAAAACATTTAACAGAGAGTTTGCAAAAAAATACCTTCTTGCACCGGATTATCCTGAAGTTGTAAAGGAAGCGGTAAAAGAGATGTTCCGCCAGGTTGGAAATCTAAAAACCGATACCCGCAAAATAGCTACAAAAGGCTTGATTATAAGGCATCTTGTGATGCCAGGATTCACAGAGGATAGTAAAGAGATTCTAAAATGGATAGCTGAAAATCTCGGAAGAGATGCCTATGTAAACGTTATGGAGCAGTATTTTCCAGCCTTCAGAGCAAAGGAGTTCCCCGAAATAGCAAGAAGAGTAACACCTGAAGAGTTTCAGGAAGTTTACCGGTTTGCCGAAAAATTGGGTTTAAGACTTGCGACAGAGGAGGTATAA
- a CDS encoding ABC transporter ATP-binding protein: MGVLVLENVRKSYKDVEILKRISLDVEKGEFLTLLGPSGCGKTTTLRIIAGLEVPTSGRVVVDGKIFSAPKEKIFIPPEKRNIGMVFQSYAVWPHMTVFDNIVYPLKIRKLKKQEIERKVKDALNMVRLSGLERRYPHQLSGGQQQRVALARALVMNPKIMLLDEPLSNLDAKLREEMRFEIKDLQKRTGITIIYVTHDQTEAMAMSDRVVVMKNGEIRQIGTPMEIYKNPVDTFVADFIGSANFITPKKVEKCGNCLEISFLNRKLTVAKLPHEKIKVVVRPSEIELSKEKLTDSIDGRVVASSFLGEFNMYKVMLEKDLVLTVISDRKDFETGDTVFVKIKNCVVVADRD, encoded by the coding sequence ATGGGTGTTCTTGTTCTTGAAAATGTGAGAAAAAGCTATAAAGATGTTGAAATTTTAAAGAGAATAAGCCTTGATGTTGAGAAGGGAGAGTTTTTAACACTTCTGGGCCCATCAGGTTGTGGGAAAACAACCACCTTAAGAATAATTGCAGGCCTTGAAGTGCCCACATCGGGCAGGGTTGTTGTAGATGGAAAAATTTTTTCCGCTCCGAAGGAGAAAATCTTCATTCCCCCTGAAAAAAGAAATATAGGTATGGTTTTTCAAAGTTATGCTGTCTGGCCTCATATGACGGTGTTTGATAATATAGTTTATCCTTTAAAAATTCGTAAACTCAAAAAACAGGAGATAGAAAGGAAAGTCAAGGACGCTCTCAATATGGTAAGACTTAGCGGACTTGAAAGGCGCTATCCTCACCAGCTTTCAGGGGGACAGCAGCAAAGGGTTGCCCTAGCAAGAGCACTTGTTATGAATCCCAAAATAATGCTTCTTGATGAACCTTTGTCAAACCTTGATGCCAAACTAAGAGAAGAGATGCGGTTTGAGATAAAGGATTTACAAAAAAGAACCGGCATAACAATCATCTATGTTACCCATGACCAGACTGAAGCTATGGCAATGAGTGATAGGGTAGTGGTTATGAAAAATGGTGAGATAAGACAGATAGGCACTCCTATGGAAATATATAAAAATCCTGTGGATACGTTTGTTGCCGACTTTATAGGAAGTGCAAACTTTATTACTCCGAAGAAAGTTGAAAAGTGCGGAAATTGCTTGGAAATCTCCTTTTTAAACAGGAAATTGACGGTTGCTAAACTTCCTCATGAGAAAATTAAAGTTGTTGTAAGACCGTCAGAGATAGAGCTTTCAAAAGAAAAACTGACCGATTCTATTGACGGAAGAGTTGTTGCAAGTTCGTTTTTAGGTGAATTTAACATGTATAAAGTTATGTTGGAAAAGGATTTAGTTTTAACTGTGATAAGTGATAGGAAAGATTTTGAAACAGGAGATACTGTTTTTGTTAAGATTAAAAACTGTGTTGTAGTTGCTGACAGAGATTGA
- a CDS encoding metallophosphoesterase family protein, with the protein MVKVAHISDTHITYGNAFNRTAFDIAIEKINKSDVDLVIHTGDVTDQGLRDEYEYAAFLFNKIEKPLIVVPGNHDVRNVGYELFDRFFGQFFKKVEVGGISFIPIDTTVPDVGDGELDFYEMERLKEKLFEEKETIKVVIGHHHLFPLPFTGRERNVISNSGDLIELFNSSGVAAYLSGHKHVFNVYKLSDTVVINAGAVSCRKTRKGDVNSFNFINFDNFTNGVDVTVIAEYIDGSRERKIFSIPEKSKAISDKGAKLLTIVQISNTCVSDRFYFRQDVMEKGIETINKINPDFVIHCGNIVDAGVERYFERAVALLSNLKSSLMVVPGRNDFSFNGDIFFFRYFSLKPFETEKIKFVPVVTVNKDAKTGRLGRSGLKFLKKELETEKEKIVYLHHNLLPVPHNRETGILEDAGDIIKLLIDKGVKLVLTGYGDNSFFTKLENVSFVNSGSFSWELHNNPAGFSFNLIEIYENDVCVKEIYF; encoded by the coding sequence ATGGTTAAAGTTGCTCATATAAGTGATACCCATATAACTTATGGAAACGCTTTCAACAGAACCGCTTTTGATATAGCTATTGAAAAAATAAACAAGAGTGATGTTGACCTTGTTATTCACACGGGTGATGTAACAGACCAGGGTCTAAGAGACGAATATGAGTATGCAGCATTTCTATTTAACAAAATTGAAAAGCCTTTAATAGTTGTTCCTGGAAATCACGATGTCAGAAATGTCGGTTATGAACTTTTTGACCGCTTTTTTGGGCAATTTTTTAAAAAAGTGGAAGTTGGAGGAATCTCTTTTATTCCGATTGATACTACCGTGCCGGATGTTGGAGACGGTGAGCTTGATTTTTACGAGATGGAAAGATTAAAGGAAAAACTTTTTGAAGAAAAAGAAACTATAAAAGTTGTTATTGGGCATCACCATCTCTTTCCGCTTCCCTTTACAGGCAGAGAGAGAAATGTAATTTCTAACAGCGGTGACCTTATTGAGCTTTTTAACTCTTCAGGTGTTGCTGCCTATCTTTCAGGACATAAACATGTTTTTAATGTGTATAAACTTTCTGATACGGTAGTGATAAATGCTGGTGCCGTTTCGTGCAGGAAAACAAGAAAAGGAGATGTGAACAGTTTTAATTTTATAAATTTTGACAATTTTACAAATGGAGTAGATGTTACGGTAATTGCTGAATATATTGATGGAAGTAGAGAAAGGAAGATTTTCTCTATCCCTGAGAAAAGTAAAGCTATTTCTGATAAAGGTGCAAAACTTCTTACTATCGTTCAGATAAGTAATACCTGCGTATCGGACAGATTTTATTTCAGACAGGACGTTATGGAAAAGGGGATAGAGACTATTAACAAAATTAACCCCGATTTTGTAATTCACTGCGGGAACATTGTGGATGCAGGAGTGGAGCGCTATTTTGAAAGAGCGGTTGCTTTGCTGAGTAATTTAAAATCGTCTTTAATGGTCGTGCCCGGCAGAAACGATTTTTCATTTAACGGAGACATCTTTTTCTTTCGTTATTTTTCTCTTAAACCTTTTGAAACCGAAAAGATTAAGTTCGTTCCTGTTGTGACGGTAAATAAAGATGCTAAAACGGGAAGACTTGGAAGAAGCGGTTTGAAATTTCTTAAAAAGGAGCTTGAAACAGAAAAAGAAAAAATTGTTTATCTTCATCACAACCTTCTTCCCGTTCCGCACAATAGAGAAACAGGAATTCTTGAAGATGCAGGAGATATTATTAAGCTCCTGATAGATAAAGGGGTAAAACTTGTCCTTACAGGTTATGGAGATAACAGCTTTTTTACTAAACTGGAAAACGTTTCTTTTGTGAATTCAGGAAGTTTTTCATGGGAGCTTCACAACAATCCCGCTGGTTTCTCCTTTAATCTAATAGAGATTTATGAAAATGATGTCTGTGTTAAAGAAATTTATTTTTAG